The Methanosarcina acetivorans C2A genome includes the window GCTACTTTCGGGGGGGAAACGTATCTTGTGGGTTCGGGCTTCTATATCGAAGATTACCTATTTACGCGAGATACCGAAAATTGCGAATTCATCAATGCAACAGGGGTTTCCCTGTGCGAACTGATGCACCCGGAGAGGATGAAAAACAACCCCGGAATCAACTACAGCATTGCATATGCGGTTGTGGGTCCCGGAGAAAAAAACCTCCCACACAGGCTTTCAAACCCTGAAACCTATTACACGCTTGAAGGTAACGGGACGCTTTACATCGATGACGTGCCAGTCACCCTTCAAAAAGGAAAACTCGTCCTTGTTCCTGCAAATGAAGTTCGGTATGTAGAAAATACGGAAAACTCTTCTCTTCTCCTTCTTGTGATAGATCAACCAGCCTGGAAAGCTGAAAATGAGGAAATAATAGGCTAAGCAGGAAAAAATGCGAGAACTTGAAGGGGAATTGAGGGAGAATAAGGTAAACTCCTGGCTGTAAGAGTTTTACTCATCCCTTCTTATTAACTTTTTTAGATTTATGGTATTAATCGACAGCAAAAGAGCACAAAATCTGGAAAAAATGGCAGCAAGATCAAATACCTGATAAGGGAGACTGTGGAGGAGGCCTGATGCGGACCCCGATAAAGTCTCTCTGACAAGAATTCTTAATAAGGGTGTCTGATAGGGATTCCCGATATTTGAATATATTTTCATTTATCAAATCATAAAATATAAATAAAACCTGTTCCTTCATTAGTTTGAAATTGAACAGTAAGAAAAGTAAATAATAAGATTTAATACAGTCATGATTCGGATGAAACGATAGAAAAAACCCAGTCAAACCCAAAGTATTCGATACCCAGGAAAAACAGTTAAATCGGATAAAATTCAGTACATTTCGGTACAATCCAAAAGAATTAGTAAAAACCAGTCCGAACCCATCAGAGGATTTAATCAGGCACGCCTCACAAACAGACCTACAAGATCAAAAACGCCTCCAAAAAAACTTCTGATGGTCACTGGCCCTGGCATTATCATCCGGATCAGGACTGGTAAAAAGCGCCTCGCCGTGATGACCGATGAAAGAAGAAAGAATAAAAGAAACTGTAAAACTTCAGATTGAGATGATCCACCTTCTTCATAAAAATTTTTTTAAGGCATTTCATCAGACAGGTAACAGCCAATATAACCTGAACAAAAATCAGAATAAAGCTATCCTGATTATAGGGGGTGTAGGCGAGATCATGCCCACAAATCTTGGAAAATGCCTGGACCTTCAGAAAGGAAGCCTGACCAGTATGATCGATGCTCTGGAAAAGAAGGGGCTTGTCTGCAGAAATGGAGATCCCGGGGATCGGAGAAAAATCCTGGTTTCACTCACGGAAAAAGGAAAAGCTTATCGGGAATGGTTTACAGAGGAGCTTGAAAAGAATTATTCAGGGGTTATGACCAGACTTGCTGAAGAGGATATTGCAGCCTATCAGGAAAGCCTGAAGACAATACTCGACACATTGAAGAAACTGGATGAAACTGCCTGAAAAGGAAAAACAGATCCCTAAAACAATACTGAGATCTTCAATGTACCCGGAGCTCGTAAGCAAAATCAAGAAGCTCGGATTAACGGAAAATGACGTGAAGATCTATATAAGGCTACTTATCACGGTTGATGCGACAGCAAGAGAAATCCATGAGCTTACGTATGTTCCCTGACCAAAAATTTACGCTACACTGGGAAAGAATGCAAAAAAGGAATATATAGAGGGCATAGAAAGAACTCCGGCATATTCCGGCTGCATTGATCCGGAAAAACTAACTGAAAAGTTAAAAGACGAATTCCTTTTCTCCCTGCAGGAAACATTGAAGGAACTTAATTCTGCAGGTTACGGCATAAAAAACATGTGCTGTTAATTCCTGTCTGAGTCCCCTGAGCTCCAGAAAAGAATCAAGCCATCCGAAGAGGAAAAGGGAAAAGGACACATTAAAAGGATGATAACTAAATGAAACCCAGTACTGCCGTAAATTCAAATCCCTTCGATTCTGAAAAAGGGCCGGGGACAAGTGGAGTTGAAATCCTTTCGGGAGACCCGAAAAAAGCAATTATCAAACTCTCAGTCCCGATGATTGT containing:
- a CDS encoding MarR family winged helix-turn-helix transcriptional regulator, whose amino-acid sequence is MKEERIKETVKLQIEMIHLLHKNFFKAFHQTGNSQYNLNKNQNKAILIIGGVGEIMPTNLGKCLDLQKGSLTSMIDALEKKGLVCRNGDPGDRRKILVSLTEKGKAYREWFTEELEKNYSGVMTRLAEEDIAAYQESLKTILDTLKKLDETA
- a CDS encoding helix-turn-helix domain-containing protein, whose product is MYPELVSKIKKLGLTENDVKIYIRLLITVDATAREIHELTYVP